In Fluviicola taffensis DSM 16823, the following are encoded in one genomic region:
- a CDS encoding T9SS type A sorting domain-containing protein, translated as MKVMVKKILTLTCFLATSVLVGAQNLPPRTPSAFNVKQLHCGHSLTSPLFGPWPGQYTELVADENGLAGWQILGSMVGKADLPGAWLTMHWNYTTSPCWPNCYEPNSNPALEISNWELLVVTENFEGPANNSLNLSRENLLNFVNNSWQNGNSGAGTPTMLWTNWPGIDGSAYFFDGYGIPESTDGSAAGWRQMLDFLEDGGMGGTNGWQAMQDYANDNRTSGCPPVYIIPGNRMMARFYDDVQASLVPTITHVNQIFTDGVHTNDIGAYMISMIHYACIFGQSPVGLSNNPHASVTIDTNLAAYIQNMVWDVVTNYPRSGIVGTANVQEVAQSRIKVFPNPVSDILNVEVEGVTESKEIFDLLGNKLMTTDANTIDLTNLAKGSYLLVIGDEQQIIAKQ; from the coding sequence ATGAAAGTTATGGTAAAAAAAATACTTACGCTCACTTGTTTTTTAGCAACAAGTGTTCTTGTCGGAGCGCAAAATCTTCCCCCTAGAACACCAAGCGCCTTTAATGTAAAGCAGCTGCATTGTGGCCATAGTTTAACTTCTCCATTGTTTGGTCCTTGGCCAGGTCAATATACGGAGTTGGTTGCTGATGAAAACGGATTAGCAGGATGGCAAATTTTAGGTTCGATGGTTGGAAAAGCAGATTTGCCAGGAGCTTGGTTAACGATGCACTGGAACTACACCACTTCCCCCTGCTGGCCAAATTGTTACGAACCGAATAGTAATCCAGCATTGGAAATCTCGAATTGGGAGTTATTGGTGGTCACAGAGAATTTTGAAGGTCCTGCAAACAACAGTTTGAACCTTTCAAGAGAGAATTTGCTGAATTTCGTCAATAATTCGTGGCAAAATGGAAATAGCGGAGCAGGTACGCCAACTATGCTTTGGACCAATTGGCCAGGAATAGACGGGTCGGCTTACTTTTTTGATGGATACGGCATTCCTGAATCTACAGATGGAAGTGCTGCTGGATGGAGGCAAATGCTCGATTTTCTAGAAGATGGTGGTATGGGCGGAACAAATGGTTGGCAGGCAATGCAGGACTATGCGAATGACAATAGAACGAGTGGCTGTCCACCTGTTTACATTATTCCAGGGAATCGAATGATGGCGCGTTTTTATGACGATGTACAGGCAAGTTTGGTCCCTACGATTACGCATGTGAACCAAATTTTTACGGATGGTGTTCACACAAATGATATTGGAGCTTACATGATTTCAATGATTCATTATGCGTGTATTTTTGGACAATCACCTGTTGGGCTTTCAAATAATCCGCATGCAAGTGTAACGATTGATACCAATTTGGCGGCTTACATTCAAAATATGGTTTGGGATGTTGTAACCAATTATCCGAGAAGTGGAATTGTTGGAACAGCAAACGTACAAGAAGTTGCTCAATCGCGAATCAAGGTGTTTCCAAATCCGGTTTCAGACATTCTAAATGTGGAGGTAGAAGGTGTTACAGAGAGTAAAGAAATTTTTGATCTATTGGGAAATAAGCTAATGACAACAGACGCAAACACGATTGATTTGACCAATTTGGCGAAAGGGTCTTATCTGTTAGTTATTGGTGATGAGCAGCAGATAATTGCGAAACAGTGA
- a CDS encoding NYN domain-containing protein: MKVSFLIDGFNLYHSIEDLEKNNGIKAKWLDIKTLLHSYMGAIGGTAKFEKIFYFTALRLHVQKEKPNSIERHKRYIAALETKGIEAIYGGFKPKEVFCKKCNETFETFEEKKTDVAIASKIIELAAKAMCDVIAIVSGDTDLIPAIELAKQINPKIKIIVFFPYKRTNDELKIYTDQTYSIKPQKYQNSQFKGLVQTALGDFAKPSHW, from the coding sequence ATGAAAGTCTCATTTCTAATTGATGGTTTCAACCTTTATCACTCAATAGAGGATCTTGAAAAAAACAATGGTATTAAAGCCAAATGGCTAGATATCAAAACTTTATTGCATTCATATATGGGTGCTATTGGAGGAACTGCAAAGTTTGAAAAAATTTTTTATTTCACTGCACTAAGACTTCATGTTCAGAAGGAAAAACCCAACAGCATTGAGCGACATAAGAGGTATATTGCTGCTTTAGAGACAAAAGGAATTGAAGCAATTTATGGTGGATTTAAACCGAAAGAAGTGTTCTGCAAAAAATGTAATGAAACATTCGAAACTTTTGAAGAAAAGAAAACAGATGTTGCGATTGCATCAAAAATTATTGAGTTAGCAGCAAAAGCAATGTGCGATGTGATAGCTATCGTTTCAGGAGATACGGATTTAATTCCTGCAATTGAATTGGCAAAACAAATTAATCCTAAAATCAAAATCATTGTTTTTTTCCCTTATAAAAGAACTAATGATGAACTTAAAATCTATACCGATCAAACTTATTCAATTAAACCGCAGAAATACCAAAATTCTCAGTTTAAAGGATTAGTTCAAACAGCTTTAGGAGATTTTGCTAAACCATCACATTGGTAA
- the der gene encoding ribosome biogenesis GTPase Der: protein MGNIIAIVGRPNVGKSTLFNRLTESNHAIVKEISGVTRDRIYGRGEWNGIPFSVIDTGGYVRGSEDIFEGEIRKQVEIAIDEANVILFVVDATTGIVDLDETVAKILRKSKKKVLVIANKVDNNDRVGMSAEFWSFGLGEVFDLSAANGSGTGEILDEVVKYFEKEDPRGEEEANLPHIAVVGKPNVGKSSMINAFTGEERNIVTDISGTTRDSIDTRYKAFGFDFMLIDTAGIRKKAKVTEDIEYYSVLRSVRTIENSDICIFMIDATEGIQKQDLTIYYMIEKNHKGVVVLVNKWDLVEKDTMTAVEYEKKLREDLAPYNDVPIIFTSALTKQRIHKALEKAMEVFENRTRKISTSELNDKLLPIIDSNPPPSLKGKYVKIKYVQQLPTHAPAFAFFCNLPQYIPDSYKRFLENRLRDMYNFEGVPVRIYFRKK, encoded by the coding sequence ATGGGAAATATTATTGCCATCGTAGGACGCCCAAATGTAGGAAAGTCCACCCTATTCAATCGCTTAACAGAAAGCAATCATGCAATTGTAAAGGAAATAAGCGGTGTTACTCGCGATCGCATTTATGGTCGTGGTGAATGGAACGGAATTCCGTTTTCAGTCATTGATACTGGGGGTTACGTAAGAGGTTCAGAAGATATTTTTGAAGGAGAAATCCGCAAGCAAGTTGAAATTGCGATTGATGAAGCAAATGTCATTCTATTTGTAGTGGATGCTACAACTGGAATTGTTGATTTGGATGAAACGGTTGCGAAAATTTTGCGAAAATCCAAAAAGAAAGTATTGGTCATCGCAAATAAAGTAGACAACAATGATCGCGTTGGAATGTCAGCTGAATTTTGGTCCTTTGGACTTGGAGAAGTTTTTGATTTATCCGCAGCAAATGGTTCTGGTACAGGAGAAATCTTGGATGAAGTAGTGAAATACTTTGAAAAAGAAGATCCACGTGGCGAAGAAGAAGCAAATCTTCCTCACATTGCTGTAGTTGGAAAACCAAACGTAGGTAAATCTTCTATGATTAATGCTTTCACTGGTGAAGAACGAAATATTGTAACAGATATCTCTGGAACAACAAGAGATTCTATCGATACACGCTACAAAGCTTTTGGTTTCGATTTCATGTTAATTGATACCGCAGGAATTAGAAAAAAAGCAAAAGTAACCGAAGATATTGAGTATTATTCGGTATTGCGTTCCGTTCGTACGATTGAAAATTCAGACATCTGTATTTTTATGATCGATGCTACTGAGGGAATTCAAAAACAAGATTTGACAATCTATTACATGATTGAAAAAAATCACAAAGGTGTGGTTGTTTTGGTCAACAAGTGGGACTTGGTTGAAAAAGATACCATGACTGCTGTCGAATACGAAAAGAAACTAAGAGAGGATTTAGCTCCTTACAACGATGTTCCAATCATCTTTACTTCTGCATTGACAAAACAACGCATTCATAAAGCGTTGGAAAAAGCAATGGAGGTTTTTGAAAATCGTACGCGGAAAATCTCTACATCCGAATTGAATGATAAATTACTTCCAATTATTGATAGCAATCCACCGCCATCATTGAAAGGAAAATACGTGAAGATTAAATACGTGCAACAGTTGCCAACACATGCTCCAGCGTTTGCATTCTTCTGTAATTTGCCACAATATATTCCAGATTCGTACAAACGTTTCTTGGAAAATAGATTACGTGACATGTATAATTTTGAAGGGGTTCCGGTGAGAATCTACTTCCGTAAGAAGTAA
- the era gene encoding GTPase Era, producing MSHKSAFVNIVGSPNVGKSTLMNGLVGEKLSIVTSKAQTTRHRIHGLVNGDDHQIVFSDTPGVVNASYKLHEAMMSYVESSFKDADILLFITDMSENEMNHKETLERIVKLKIPVLLILNKIDLADQTKLEERVQYWKEKVPNAEIIPTSALHKFNINVIWDRILQLAPEGPAYFDKDELSDRPVRFFVAEMIREKIFLHCDKEVPYACQVEIESYQEAENITHIRALIIVERDSQKGILIGKKGDMLKRIGRESRLDMEAFLGQKVFLETFVKVDKDWRTSEQKLKKYGY from the coding sequence ATGTCTCACAAATCAGCTTTCGTAAATATTGTTGGTAGCCCAAATGTTGGTAAATCAACCCTTATGAATGGATTGGTGGGCGAAAAGCTTTCCATCGTTACATCCAAAGCGCAAACAACACGTCACCGTATTCATGGTTTAGTGAACGGTGATGATCATCAAATCGTTTTTTCAGATACTCCAGGAGTAGTCAATGCTTCTTATAAGTTGCACGAAGCGATGATGAGTTATGTGGAAAGTTCGTTCAAAGATGCCGATATTTTGCTTTTCATCACAGACATGTCTGAAAACGAAATGAATCACAAGGAAACGCTTGAACGCATTGTGAAATTGAAAATTCCGGTTCTATTGATTTTGAATAAGATTGATTTGGCGGATCAAACAAAATTGGAAGAGCGCGTACAATATTGGAAAGAAAAAGTTCCGAATGCGGAAATTATTCCAACTTCTGCGTTGCATAAATTCAACATCAATGTCATTTGGGACCGCATTTTGCAATTGGCTCCTGAAGGTCCTGCATACTTTGATAAAGATGAATTATCGGATCGTCCTGTGCGTTTCTTCGTCGCAGAAATGATCCGTGAAAAGATCTTTTTACATTGTGACAAAGAGGTTCCTTACGCTTGTCAGGTAGAAATTGAATCCTATCAGGAAGCAGAAAACATTACACATATTCGCGCCTTAATTATTGTAGAAAGAGATTCTCAAAAGGGAATTTTGATCGGTAAAAAAGGTGACATGTTGAAACGCATTGGTCGCGAATCACGCTTAGATATGGAAGCTTTCTTGGGTCAAAAAGTATTTTTGGAGACCTTCGTGAAAGTGGACAAAGACTGGAGAACCAGTGAACAAAAATTGAAAAAGTACGGGTATTAA
- the yiaA gene encoding inner membrane protein YiaA, giving the protein MTQKPSFAFIAASWIAFGTGLIGYFTGIFGNQNLQLSEKGYYFTVIMFGLFSVISVQKSVRDKLEGIPVTDLYYGISWFCTILSISLLVIGLWNANMWGSEKGFFAFSFVLALFGVIAIQKNTRDAISKEKPF; this is encoded by the coding sequence ATGACTCAGAAACCTTCATTCGCATTTATTGCTGCTAGCTGGATAGCATTTGGAACAGGATTAATAGGATATTTCACTGGAATTTTTGGAAACCAGAATCTGCAACTCAGTGAAAAGGGATACTACTTTACAGTAATTATGTTTGGTTTATTCTCTGTAATCAGCGTCCAAAAAAGTGTTCGCGACAAATTGGAAGGAATTCCAGTAACCGATTTGTATTACGGCATTAGCTGGTTCTGCACCATCTTATCTATTTCTCTCTTGGTTATTGGATTGTGGAATGCCAATATGTGGGGAAGTGAAAAAGGATTCTTTGCCTTTTCGTTTGTACTAGCTCTATTTGGAGTAATTGCTATACAGAAAAATACACGTGACGCTATTTCCAAAGAGAAACCTTTCTAA
- a CDS encoding leucine-rich repeat domain-containing protein, with protein MNLDKFLFYFVFILYASSNTLNAQIKKIYYSLEEALKNKDQVYHLSLKGHVLNEFPSSIFEMKNLRSLNLSNNNIKYIPDSIQLLPMIEYLDLSGNKIGTLPNSFWSLTSLKELSLSKNDLSSLSGLIGTLNQLVSLELSGNRLNTLPREIGLLTQLKKIDLTNNNLSSLPKSFGELKDLEEIFIAHNRISKVSKSWCRLRQLKIMDAGNNRLKKLPNQIVQLQLLSVLLLDSNQLVCLPKSFGQLENLSGIYLQHNSLKLLPESFTKLHLITSLEISENRITRLLSSLSEMRNLRQIYASNNLLSTLPDSIEKMKTLMIVKLDHNQFSTFPESLLKSKSIIVLDLQQNGLKHVPELHLSMTNLADLYLDQFPISEAIKEIKLYTSIDSALKYANEVYRLDLSYQKLQRLPESFGSLSELRWLNLNYNRLSELPESFKDLNKLKSLSIVANGLETIDSAICYLDALEELQLNGNKLSFVPDCIVQLNNLETFNLQQNYIEQLPDSFFELKNLKTLILYGNNLKHYRALFEEKMPNCSIVF; from the coding sequence ATGAATCTTGATAAGTTTCTTTTCTATTTTGTATTCATTCTCTACGCGAGCTCTAACACACTCAACGCTCAAATAAAAAAAATATATTATTCATTGGAAGAGGCCCTGAAAAATAAAGATCAGGTGTATCACTTGTCTTTGAAAGGTCACGTTTTAAATGAATTCCCTTCTTCCATATTTGAAATGAAAAATTTGAGGTCGTTGAATCTTTCCAACAATAACATCAAATATATTCCGGACTCTATACAATTACTTCCGATGATAGAATATCTTGATTTGTCGGGAAACAAAATAGGAACTTTGCCAAACTCTTTTTGGTCACTAACATCATTAAAAGAACTTTCTCTTTCAAAAAACGATTTAAGCTCTTTATCAGGGTTAATTGGAACTTTAAATCAATTAGTATCGCTTGAATTAAGTGGAAATAGACTGAACACATTGCCGAGAGAAATAGGACTTTTAACTCAATTAAAAAAAATAGATCTCACTAACAATAATCTAAGCTCGCTGCCAAAGTCATTTGGTGAGTTGAAGGATTTGGAGGAAATTTTTATCGCACACAACAGGATTTCTAAAGTCTCAAAATCATGGTGCAGACTGCGGCAATTGAAAATCATGGATGCAGGAAATAACAGACTAAAAAAACTACCAAACCAGATCGTACAACTACAATTGCTCAGTGTACTTCTTCTGGATAGTAACCAACTTGTCTGTTTACCGAAGTCTTTTGGTCAGCTGGAGAACTTATCGGGAATTTACTTACAACATAATTCTCTTAAGCTATTGCCAGAATCTTTCACCAAATTGCACCTTATTACTTCGCTGGAAATTTCGGAAAATCGCATAACACGTTTGCTGTCATCCCTCAGCGAAATGCGCAATCTAAGGCAAATTTATGCTAGCAATAACCTCTTGTCTACCCTGCCGGATTCGATCGAAAAAATGAAAACTCTAATGATCGTCAAATTAGATCACAACCAATTTTCGACATTCCCGGAGTCTTTGCTGAAATCAAAAAGTATTATCGTACTTGATTTGCAACAGAATGGGCTGAAGCATGTGCCTGAACTGCATCTGAGTATGACGAATTTAGCAGATCTCTATTTGGATCAATTTCCGATTTCCGAGGCGATAAAAGAAATTAAACTTTACACTTCCATCGACTCAGCTCTCAAATACGCAAATGAGGTTTACAGGTTAGATCTTAGCTATCAAAAATTACAACGTTTGCCTGAAAGCTTCGGATCGTTATCCGAATTGCGCTGGCTCAACCTGAACTACAATCGGCTATCAGAACTCCCGGAATCCTTTAAAGACCTGAACAAGTTAAAATCCCTTTCAATTGTAGCGAATGGGCTGGAAACGATTGATTCAGCAATCTGTTATTTGGATGCGTTGGAAGAACTTCAGTTGAATGGTAATAAACTTTCTTTTGTTCCTGATTGCATAGTTCAACTGAACAACCTGGAAACATTTAATTTGCAGCAGAATTATATTGAGCAATTACCGGATTCTTTTTTCGAACTTAAAAATCTGAAAACACTGATCTTATATGGAAATAACTTAAAGCATTACCGGGCGTTATTTGAAGAAAAAATGCCAAACTGTTCAATTGTTTTTTAA
- a CDS encoding leucine-rich repeat domain-containing protein: MGRQTDMMMKLILFILLIFSFRAQGLAQPDKIFFDLEEAARNPSDVYKLFLNSQSIKNFPISILSMKNLEELHLSSNLIPVIPEEIDKLENLKFLDLKGNSLDNLPASFRNLNKLEHLSIETNKFKELPDELSLLKKLRILKIRENQIHSLPEFREGFTALSMLYIDDINLSSDWQKYKVYTNLKKAKESPSIVYHLDLSVQFTLPRPLDFSSFTELKTLNLSYCDLKEFPMSIMTLTHLEYLHLGRNNFLSVPAEIAQLSHLKYLDFSENNLTTIPQEIGRLSDLKELNLAFNQIKELSENLGELSKLTKLNLTKNAFQQLPNAIGQLKLLEELHIGFNDFLTKIPESIGDLSHLRRLTVPKSGLISLPESIGKLNQLELLSMFNNRIRVLPESFGDLESLKYLRIHKNKLTQLPDSFGNLRLLKELDLSENRLTTLPASIEYMENLTILVLDNNELTTLPFSIGQLECLTSLSAYINTIKTLPSSLGKLKNLENLNLSYNNIQKLPRSIRHLSSLFVLDISDNKFSRFPKVIFRLHQLKKCNLEENDNLFMNEKKMQKVQSKLPGCKFRFPAN; the protein is encoded by the coding sequence ATGGGTCGACAAACAGATATGATGATGAAACTAATTTTATTTATTCTATTGATCTTTTCATTCAGGGCACAAGGATTAGCGCAACCGGACAAAATATTCTTCGACCTCGAAGAAGCCGCACGAAATCCTTCGGATGTTTACAAACTATTTCTGAACAGCCAAAGCATCAAGAACTTCCCTATCAGTATTCTTAGCATGAAAAATTTGGAGGAGTTACACCTAAGCTCTAACCTGATTCCAGTTATTCCGGAGGAAATAGACAAACTTGAAAATCTTAAATTCCTGGACCTAAAAGGAAATAGTTTGGATAATCTCCCTGCTTCCTTTCGAAACCTGAACAAACTTGAACATCTGTCAATTGAAACCAATAAATTTAAAGAGTTGCCCGATGAACTTAGCTTGCTAAAGAAGTTGAGGATCTTGAAAATACGGGAAAATCAAATTCATTCACTTCCTGAATTTCGAGAAGGATTTACGGCATTGAGTATGCTCTATATTGATGATATCAATCTTTCCTCCGATTGGCAGAAATACAAAGTATACACCAATCTGAAAAAAGCAAAAGAGAGTCCTTCAATTGTTTACCATTTGGATTTATCCGTTCAATTCACACTTCCTCGCCCTCTTGATTTTAGTAGTTTTACCGAGCTCAAAACACTCAATCTCTCTTATTGCGACCTTAAAGAATTCCCAATGTCAATAATGACATTAACGCATTTGGAGTACTTGCATCTCGGCAGAAATAACTTTCTCAGTGTTCCGGCTGAAATTGCTCAGTTAAGTCATTTGAAGTATCTGGATTTTAGTGAGAATAACTTAACAACCATTCCACAAGAAATCGGAAGACTCAGCGACCTGAAGGAATTGAACTTGGCCTTTAATCAAATCAAAGAATTGTCGGAGAATTTAGGAGAACTTTCTAAACTCACGAAACTGAATCTCACCAAGAACGCGTTTCAGCAGCTTCCAAATGCTATTGGGCAATTAAAACTTCTGGAAGAGTTGCATATTGGATTCAACGATTTTCTAACAAAAATCCCAGAATCTATTGGAGATTTGTCACATCTTCGGCGGCTGACCGTCCCGAAAAGTGGGCTCATCTCCCTTCCTGAATCCATTGGAAAATTAAATCAACTTGAATTGCTCAGTATGTTTAACAACAGAATTCGTGTTTTACCTGAAAGCTTTGGTGATTTAGAGAGCCTTAAATACTTACGCATTCATAAAAACAAACTGACTCAATTGCCCGATTCTTTTGGTAATCTCCGACTATTAAAGGAGCTTGATCTTAGTGAAAACCGATTGACGACATTACCCGCTTCAATCGAGTACATGGAAAATTTGACAATACTAGTGCTCGACAATAATGAACTAACAACTTTACCTTTTTCCATCGGTCAATTGGAGTGTTTAACTTCATTAAGTGCTTATATAAACACGATTAAAACCCTTCCATCATCTTTGGGGAAACTCAAGAACTTGGAGAACTTAAATTTAAGTTACAACAATATTCAAAAATTACCCCGATCAATTCGACATTTATCCAGTTTGTTCGTTCTTGATATATCGGACAACAAATTTTCTCGTTTTCCAAAAGTGATCTTTCGACTTCATCAGCTGAAGAAATGTAATCTGGAAGAGAATGACAACCTTTTTATGAACGAAAAGAAAATGCAAAAGGTTCAGTCAAAACTCCCGGGTTGTAAATTTCGCTTTCCTGCGAATTGA